A region from the Bactrocera dorsalis isolate Fly_Bdor chromosome 1, ASM2337382v1, whole genome shotgun sequence genome encodes:
- the LOC105228749 gene encoding protein YIPF6 produces the protein MDTKLDMFDDNISASSQLEGDMSIPGARKNTSQIGAPDFNTLDEPIKETFLRDVRAVGVKFYHVLYPKEKSSLLRDWDLWGPLVLCTFMATILQGSADSMYDGGPEFAQVFVIVWIGAAIVTLNSKLLGGNISFFQSVCVLGYCLTPVAIALIVCRVILLATQTKLAFFLRLVTTTIGFVWATYASFIFLGESQPPNRKPLAVYPIFLFFFIVSWLVISHT, from the exons ATGGACACTAAACTGGAT ATGTTCGATGATAACATTTCGGCTTCTTCCCAATTGGAAGGTGATATGTCCATACCGGGAGCACGtaaaaatacatcacaaataggtGCACCGGATTTCAACACATTAGATGAGCCAATTAAAGAGACATTC CTACGAGATGTGCGCGCAGTTGGCGTAAAATTCTATCATGTGCTCTATCCCAAGGAGAAGTCCAGTTTGCTGCGCGATT ggGATTTATGGGGCCCACTAGTACTGTGCACATTTATGGCTACCATACTGCAAGGTTCAGCAGATAGCATGTATGATGGCGGTCCAGAGTTTGCacaagtttttgttattgtatggATAGGTGCGGCTATAGTTACTCTAAATTCTAAGCTGCTTGGCGGCAATAT CTCGTTTTTCCAATCCGTCTGCGTATTGGGTTATTGCCTTACACCAGTGGCGATAGCGTTGATTGTGTGTCGTGTTATTTTGCTAGCTACCCAAACGAAATTAGCATTTTTCTTGCGATTGGTCACCACTACGATAGGATTTGTGTGGGCCACATATG ctTCTTTTATATTTCTTGGTGAAAGTCAGCCACCAAACCGTAAACCACTTGCCGTATATCCAATATTTCTATTCTTTTTCATCGTATCCTGGTTAGTTATATCACATACTTAA